CATCGCGTCCCGTGCCGGTGACCTGGCTGAGGTCAACCCGGTGCTCTTCGGCCAGCTTTTGTGCAATCGGCGTGGCCCGGATTTCACCCTGCGCCTTGCGCGTTGCGTTTTGCGACCGCTCTTGCACAGCCGGCATGGTAGATGCAGGCGCAGCTTCTCCTTGCGCAGCGACATAGGCAATGGGTTGGCCGATGGGCACGGTCGCGCCGGCATCGGCCAAGATTTGACTCAACACACCATCGGCCGGCGACTCGACTTCCATCGTAATCTTGTCGGTCTCCACTTCCAGCACCGCCTCGCCCTTAGCCACCGGCTCGCCGATGCGCTTCAGCCAGCGCGCGATGGTCCCGCTCTCCTGGGCCATCTCGAACTTGGGCATGATGATCGGCGTCGGCATATCACCTCACCCGCAAAAGCAACCTGCAACCTCTAACCTGTAACCTGCAACTACACCTGCAACCGCGCCAGCTTGCGCGCCGCTTCGAGGATATCCTCGACCTGTGGGGTGGCGGCGCGCTCCATCGTGCGGTTGTAGGGCATCGGCGCATCGGCGCCGCCTAGCCGGATGATGGGCGCTTCCAGATAGGCAAACGCTTCACTCTGCGCCACAGCCGCAGCAATCTCGCCGCCATAGCCGCCGATGAGCGGCGCTTCGTGTGCGATCAGCAGTCGGCCGGTCTTCTTCACCGACCGGACGATGGTGTGCAGGTCGTAAGGCTTCAGCGTGCGCAGGTCAATCACTTCGCATTCGATCCCCTCGCCGGCCAGCTTCTCGGCAGCCTCCAGCGCGCGCGGTGCAGTGATACTTGCGCCGACGACCGTGAGATGCCGACCTTCGCGGCGCACGGCTGCCTTGCCGATCGGCACGACGTAGGGCAGCTCCGGCACCGGCCCTTTTGCTTTGTAGAGCAACTTATGCTCCACGAAGATGATCGGGTTCTGATCGGCAATGGCCGCCAGCAGCAAGCCCTTCATGTCATACGGCGTGCTGGGCGCGACCACCTTGAGGCCGGGCACGTTGACGAACCACGACTCGAGGCTCTCGCTGTGCTGCGCCGCGGCGCCGGTACCGCTGCCGGCCGGCAGGCGAATCACCATCTGGCAGATCGTGCGCCCGCCGAACATGTAGCGCACCTTGGCCGCTTGCAGCACGATCTGCTCCATGGCGAGCGTGACGAAGTCTTGAAACTGGAATTCGGCGATGGGGATCAGGCCGGTCATGCCGGCGCCAAACGACACCCCGGCGATGGCGTTTTCGCTAATCGGCGTGTCGCGCACGCGATCCGGGCCGAAGCGGTCGTAGAGGCCGAGCGTGACGCCGAAGGCGCCGCCGTATTTGCCGATATCCTCGCCGATCAAGACGACGTTCGGCGCAGCCTCCATCGCCTGCGCCATCGCTTCGCGCAGGGCTTCGCTGCCGGTGAGCTCGCGCGCGCCGAGCGGCGGCTCGCTGCCGGCGTGCCGGGGGAACGTGCGCGTGAACCACGTGGGCAACGGCCGACCGTCGCACGGCGCCGGCGACTGCAACGTGATGCCGCGTAGGGCGCGGTCGGTGCGGTTGGCCGGCTCTTCGTAATACACCTCATCCAATAACGCCGCGGGGTCAGGCTCGGGCGAAGCATCGGCGAAGGCCACCGCCTCCTCGATGGCGCGCAGGGCTTCCTGGCGGACGGCATCAGCCTGCTCGCGTCCCAGCAACCCGTTCTCGATCAGCCATGCCTCGAAGCGCGCGATGGGATCGCGTTCCTGCCATTCCTTGACCTCTTGCTTCGTACGATATACCTGCTTGTCGCTGCGCGAGTGGCCCTTGTAGCGATAGGTGAGCACCTCGACGAGCGACGGCCCCTGGCCGGCGCGGGCACGATCTACAGCGCGCTTCGCCTCGGCGTAGACCGCCAGCACATCCATGCCGTCCACGCGCACGCCGGGCATGGCATACGCAGCCGCGCGGTCGGCCACGCGCACCGGAATCGCCTCGCGCGCGGGCATGCTCATGGCATACTGGTTGTTCTCGCACACGAACACCACCGGCAGCTTCCAAATCGAAGCCAGGTTGAGCGTCTCGTGGAAGTTGCCGTTGTTCGCCGCGCCGTCGCCGAAGAAACACATCACCACGCGACCGGTCTTGAGGAGATGCGTGCTGAGCGCCGCGCCCACCGCGCTGCCCATGCCGCCGGAGACGATGCCGTTGGCGCCCAAGTTGCCCAGCTCGACATCGGCCATGTGCATGCTGCCACCCAGCCCACGGCACACGCCGGTGCGCTTGGCCAGCAGTTCGGCCATCATTTCGCGCACGTCCTGACCTTTGGCAATCGCATGGCCATGGCCGCGGTGGGTGCTGGTGATCTGGTCGCGCGGCTCTAGGGCGGCGATACAGCCCACCGCCGCGGCCTCTTCGCCGATATACAGGTGCATCGTGCCATGCACCTTGCCGGCAAAATACTGCTGCTCCGCGGCCTCCTCAAAGGCGCGGATGAGGTGCATCTGCCGCAGCATGTCCAACAGTTTCTCGCGCGGCAAATGGGCTGCCCCAGCAACCGAACTTGTCGCCGAGCTTGTCGAATGCATCACAGCATCACTCACCTGGTCCATATGGAACGGATTTCAGCTAAAACGGCGCGATCAGGCCGATTCGGCCAACCGCAGCACAGCCGCTGCAGTCGCCTCGTCGGTCACCAATGCGTTCACCAAGCCGCTGCGCAGCGCGCCGAGCACGGGGCGCGTCTTCGCCTGGCCACACGCCACACCCAACCGCACGGGAATGCGCATGAGCATCGTAGCATCCACGCTCATCACGCGCTTGCTGATCGGCAGGTTGAGGATGCGCCCCTGAGCATCGAAGGGAATCGCGCACACGTCGCCCACCGCGCCGGCGTGCCGCTGCATCTCCAACGATTGGCGCGGCTTGAGGAAGCCGGCGCGCACCAGCGCCGAGTGCTCAGGATCCACCGAACCGATCCCGACCAGCGCGAGCTGCGCGCGCCGGATCTGGGCGAACACTTCGCGAATGCGCTCGTCGCGCATCAAGCCGTCACGGGTTTGTTCGTCGCTGGTGAGCAGCGGCGCCGGCAGCGTGGCATAGGTGGCGTTGAAGGCGCGCGCGATCCGGCGGGCGAGATCGGCGCCGTCCAATTCGGGCATGCGCGTGCCCAGCGAGCCGATCATCTGTACAACATGAACCCGGCTTCTGGGTTGCGGACGCAGCGCGTCCGTCACGGCCAGCAACGCACTCCCCCACGACACCCCGAGGGTCATGTCGTCTTGCACCAGGTCTACCAGCAGGCTAGCGGCCAACGCACCGACCTTGCGCAGCGATTCCGCCTCGCCGAGGCTGTAGTCCTCCATGACACGCACATGCACCAGATCGAACTGCGATTGAAGAGCGCACTCCAATGGCGTCGAGCGGCGGAGCGGATGATGAATACGAATCTCGACCACGCCCTGGTCGCGCGCTTCGGTGAGCAGCCGCGAGATCATCGAGCGCGAGTAGCTCGTCCGCGCGGCGATCTGCGCCTGGTTCAGCCCGCGAATGAAATACAGCTCGGCGATCTGGGCGAGCATTTCGAGCCGCTCGTCGGAGACATGGTTCATCGTGGCCATGGCGCTTGCTGAAGCCAAGAGGAAGATAGCGATGACCCCAGCCCTTTGTCAAGCAAATGTGAATAGGATTCACAAATGTGAATCGCGCATAGCATTGTAAACCGGATTTCTAAGGTGAGATCGGGCGAGGCGCACTCTCCACGCGGAGCGCACTTCGCACACTTGCACCACCCCTCATATACTTTGCACATGCGCATCGCAGACGTCACGGCGACCTGGTTACACTGTCCAATTCCCCCCGAGCAACAACACGTCTCCGACTTCGGGCGCATCGCCTCGTTCGACATGACGCTCGTGGCGGTCACGACCGACGACGGCCTGACCGGCTACGGCGAGGCCAAGGCCGGCGTGGGCAGCGCAGCGGTGTGCGCCTCGCTGGTCACGTGCGTTCGCGAGGAGCTACGCCCCTTGCTTATCGGCCAAGACCCACGCGAGATCACGCGGCTCTGGGAGCGCATGTATAACGGCGTGCGCGATCATTACGCGCTGGCGCGCGGGCGGGCCTTCCCCATCCTCGGTCGGCGCGGGCTGACCATCGCCGCGATAAGCGGCGTAGACCTGGCGCTGTGGGACCTGAACGGGAAGCTGCTCGGTTGTCCGGTGGTTCGTTTGCTGGGCGGCACGTGCCGCGACGCCATGCCGGCCTATGCCAGCGGCGGCTGGGCCGATGTGGACGGCATCGGTCAACAGTTGCTCGGCTACGTGAATCAGGGCTTCCGAGCGGTGAAGATGCGCGTGGGCGTGATGGACGGCGACGTGGACACAAGTGTCGCGCGGGTGCGGGCCGCGCGTCAGGCGCTCGGCCCCAAGATCAAGCTAATGGCCGACGCGCATGGCACCTATAGCGTGCCGGAAGCAAAACGCTTTTGCGACGGCGTAGCCGATTACGATTTGTTTTGGTTTGAGGAGCCGGTAAACGCCGACGACCGCGACGGCGCCGCCGAAGTGCGCGCGCATGCGCAGATGCCCATCGCTGCCGGCGAGAGCGAGTTCACCCGCTTCGACTTCCGCGATCTGATCCAGCGCCGCGCCGTGGACGTGCTGCAACCCGACCTGGCCATCTGCGGCGGCATCACCGAGGGCCGGCGCATCGCTGCGCTGGCCGAAACGCACCAACTTGCCCTCGCGCCGCACCTGTGGGGGTCGGCGCTCTCGTTCGCCGCCGGATTGCACTTGGCATTTGCCAGCCCTGGTGCGATTATTCTGGAGTACTCGCTCGGCGCGAACCCGCTTTTGCGCGAGCTGCCCGAGGAGCAGATCAAAGTGCAGGACGGCATGATCGCCGCGCCAGCGCAACCCGGTCTGGGCGTGACCCCGCGGCGGGAGTTCGTGGAGCGATATGCGGTGAAGGTGGTGTGATGATTGCAGATGCGTCTTTGCGTCTTACGTCTCACGTCTTAAGTCCTGCGTCTTGCGTCTCGGGTCTTGGGTCTTGCGTGTGCGACGAGCGTGACATGTCCCGAAACATTCGACATGCGACACTCGGCACATGGACGCGTGGCACGCGACACTCAAAATAGGAGCGATATGAAAGTCGAACAGATCCATCATGTGACGGTCATCGTGGATGACCTGGAGAAAGCTTGCGCCTTCTACGAGGACGTGCTAGGACTGGAGCCGGTCAACATGGTGCCGCTCGACTTCCCGGCACAGTTCTACAAAATCGGCGAGCGCCAGCAGTTGCATGTGACCGAATGGGACGACGTGCACTCGTTCCGCGGCCACGTGTGCCTGCAGGTGGACGAGTTCATGCCGATCTTTCGCAAGGCCAAGGCCCTGGGCATCATAGACACCGGCCCATGGGGCAAGACGCGCATGCTGCCCGATGGCGCGATGCAGATGTTCCTGCGTGACCCCGCCGGCAACCTGATCGAGATTTCGTGCAAGCCGGGCACACCGGTGGACGCCGAGGTGTTCGCCGATCCGCAGGTCGAGCCGGAGCGCGGCGTGTTCGTCAGCGGGCGCAATGACCCGCGCGGTCGCCGACGCGCCAAGACGTTCGCCGAGGCAGAAGAAGTGAATGCGAACTAGCCGGTCGCCGACCGTTGATGCACGGATATGTCCATCCTGCTCCTGGAGACGCTCCACCCCGATGCCGAGGCGCTGCTGGCACAACATGACCGGGTGATCCTGGCAGCCGACGAAGGGCACGCGTTGCAGGTTGCGCAGCAGGATGGGGTGGCAGCCATCCTCACGCGCGGCAAAGGCCGGATCACCCGCGCGCTGATGCGGGCGTGCAGCCCGAGCCTGAAAGCCGTCTCGCGCGCCGGCGCCGGCTTGGACACGGTGGACCTCGGCGCGGCGAAGGAGCTGGGCATCGCCGTGATCTTTGCGCCCGGCTTGAACGCCCAGACCACCGCCGAGCACGCGATCATGCTGATGCTGATGGCCACGCGCAAAGCAGCGTTTCTGGACGCACAAGTCAAGGCCGGCAACTGGGCAGTTCGCGACGGCTACGAAGGCATCGAGTTGAACGGCAAAACGCTGGGCGTGGTCGGGCTGGGCGGCATCGGCGCGCGCGTGGCGCACATCGGGCAGGCCTTGGGCATGCAGGTCATCTACTGGAGCCGGCAAACGCGCGATGCGTGCTTCGCCTATCGCGCCTTGGACGACTTGCTGCGCGAAGCCGACGTGATCAGCCTGCACGTCGCGCTGAACGATGAGACGAAGGGCCTGATCGGCGCGCGGGAGCTCGCGTTGATGAAGCCCGGCGCGATCCTGGTCAACACTGCGCGCGGCGCGCTGATTGACCAGCGCGCGCTGACCCAGGCGCTGTGCGAAGGTCGGCTCGGCGCGTTTGCTGCGGATGTGCTGGCGCAGCAACCGCCGTCGCCCGACGACCCGCTGCTGCGCTGTGAACGGGTCACGCTCACGCCACACGTGGCCGGATTGACCGACCGCACCTATCGCGAGGTGTGCCTATTTTGCGCGCGCAATGTGCTGGCCGTGCTGCGGGACGAACCGCCCGATCCACGCAGCCTGTATTCAGGATGAGTCATGTTGCGTATCACGTCGCCCACGACGAGAGACGCAAGACGAAAACACACATCAAATCGAACCGGAGGACACAACTATGCTCGTTTCAATGCACAACTGGATGCGGGCCGAGCCCGTGGAGACCACCATTCGCCGGCTGGCCAAGTATGGCTACGACGCTATCGAGATCAGCTACGATAGCGTCGAACTCGCGCCCGGCGCACCCGGCACGGCTGCCGTGCGCAAGATGCTGAAGGAGAACAAGATCAAGTGCTACGGCTCGATCAGCCTGATGTTCGCGGGCCGCGACTTGATCCACGCCGACCCCGCCGTGCGCGCCAGCTCGGTGGATTACCTGAAGAAATGCGTCACCATGGTGGACGAGCTGGGCGGGCGCGTCATGTCCATCGTGCCCAGCGAGGTCGGCAAGGTGAAGCCCATGGCCTCGCCGGAGGAGGAATGGCAGTGGGCGATCGAGGGCCTAAAGGAAGTGCACGCTCACGCCAAGGCGCTCGGCGTGAAAATCGCCATCGAGCCGCTCAACCGCTTCGAGACCAACTTCCTCAACCGGCACGATCAGGCGTTGCTGCTGGCCAAGGCCGTGGCCCCGGATGTGGGTGTGTGCTTGGACGTGTATCACATGAACCAGGAAGAGGCCGACATGTTCAAGGCCATCGAGAACGCCGGCAGGAAGCTATACGACCTGCACGTGGCCGATAACAACCGCATGGCCTGCGGCATGGGCATGCTGAACTGGCGTAAGCTGTTCCAGACGCTGGAGAAGATCGGCTACAAAGGCTCACTCACGGTGGAGTTCGTGCCGCCGATTGACCGCACGCCGGCCAACCCCTACAAGAACGCGCTGGCCGCTGCCGACAAGACACTCACGCCCGAGCAGCTCAAGTTCATTGAAGATCACGGCAGCGGCATCCTCAGCGAAGAGTTCTACTCTTGGCTGGTGGCCGAGTCCATCAAGACGCTGCGCAAATACATGAAATAGAGAGGCCGGTGTGCCGGCGTGAGGCTACGACGCAGGGCATACCCGCGCTTCGTTCAGAAAGCGGACGCGCTCCTGACAAGTCAACTCGCGACCGAGTAGCGCGCGTGCGCGGGCGATCAATTCGTCCGTGCGCAACAGGTGAATGCGTGCCGTGCCGTCGGCGCTCACGGTGACGGTGCGATCTATGCGTGCATCGGCGACGGCTGCCGCCGCAGCATGGCCGTACAGCGTGACCATCGCGCCGGCGCGCTGAACGACCAGCGCGCCATCCGGTAGGCGGGTGAACTGGGGCAGCCCATCGCGCGACCATGCGCCGGTGCTCAGGCCGGTGCGCGGGTCGAAGCGCGCCGCGCCATCTGCGGTCAACACACCGATCTCGCCGTTCGCCAGGAAGACGACCTGGCTAACGACTGCGCCGAGTTGAATCGGATTGGTGAGCAGCGCGCCGGAAGCCAGGTCCCATACACGCACGGTGCGATCCGCGCTGCCGGTCGCGAGCAGCGTGCCGTCGCGGGAGAAAGCCGCGTCGTTCACGACGCCGGTGTGCCCGATCAGCACGGTGATGGTGCGGCCGGTGTCCAGGTTCCATATGCGCGCCGTGCGGTCGGTGCTGGACGTGGCAATCTGACCGCCGGCAGGCGAGAACGCGGCACTCGTCACCTGCCCGAGGTGCCCGCGGAACGCCGTCACCACTTCGCCCGATGCAATGTCCCACAGGCGCGCTACACCGTCACGACTGGCGGTGAGCAGATATCGGCCGTCGGCTGAGAACTGAGCGTCGGTTACTGCTGCCGGATGGCGAAAGACGCCCTCGTCGCGGAAGGCCCGCACCATGGCCAGGCGCAACGCGTCCTCCGATTGCGTTGTGTGGGCGGCCTGCTCCGCCTCGATGGCGATCAACAGCGCAAGCTGCGGGTCGTCGGCCAGTTGGTTGAGCGCCACGGCGGCCAGCTCGCGCGAGCGCGTCGCTTTCAAATCCGCCTCGGCAGTCGCTTTGGCGGCGAACGCATCGCGCACCTGCGCGCTCGACTGCGTCGCAAGTGCGCGGATGGTCGCCTCCATCACCACGGCGTTCTGCTCGCGGTTGACGACACTCGTGGCAATGGCAACCGCGGTAGCGCGCTCGTCCAAGGCGAGCTGGCGCTCCACAGCCGACTGAGTTGCGGCAGCTTCGGCAGCGGTACGCGTGGCATCGGCGATCTGCCGTTCCTGCTCGGCACGCGTGGCCTGCGCCTCGGCTGTGCCCTGCGCGAAGCCGGCAGCGCTGGCCGTCTGCACTGCGCGCGTGGCGGCGGCCTGAGCGATGGCTTCCGCCGTGGCTGCAGCGTCGGCCTGTTGGCCGAATTGCGCACGCTGCATCAAGCCGAACGCGCCAAACGCAATCGCCAGCGCGCTAAGCGCTGCTGCAACGGCGGTCACGGTCTTCATCACGCGCAGGCGCGCCTCTTGCCGCGCAAAGTGCGACACGGCGCGTTGCTCCCCGAGCGCCTCGCGCAGCGGGCGCTGGATGGCCGGCGCTTCTTCGACGGTCGGCGCCGGCGGCCGGTCGCCCTCGCGTTCGCGCAACGGGCCGAAGTCAATGTAGTCGGCCAGCAGCAGCGTCTTCTCTGCGCCGCGCTTGACCGGAATGGCCATGAACAAGTCGCGCAGGATCGTCTGCAGCCGCAGCAGCATGTCCGGCTCGCCGTATACGTCGTTGACCAATCGCGCGACCAGCGCCGGCTCGATGGTCGCGCCCGTCTCCAGCGCCGGCAGCACGATGGCGCGCGCCAGTTCCTTCGGCTCCATCAGCGGCAGCTCGATTGCGTGCGCAGTGAACTGCTTGTGGAGTTCAGGATAGCGCGCCAGCTGATCCAGAAACTCCGAACGCATCGCCAGGATGAGGATCAACCGAGACGGTGCAGCTTTGGCGAGCTGAGTGATGAGGCCGATGAACGCGCGCCGGCCAGCCTCATCTGCCGAGGTGAAGACGTCCTCGAACTGGTCTATGACGAGCACAACACGACGCCGTGCGTCCGTCCCGAGCAGGGCCTCCACGAAGTCGCGCATGTCGCTCGGGCTGGTCAGGCCGTGTTGGCGGATGGCGTCGGCAATTGCCTTGCTGAGGCCGGCGCGCTCGATGAGGCCGGCACAGGCATCGGTCAGCCGGCGCATCGGTTCGCTGCCCGGCGTGAACGCCTGGATCGGCCAGACATCGCTATCCATGACGGCGCCGTTGCGCAGCGCGAAGATCAGGCCGGCCTGGATCAGAGAAGTTTTGCCGCTCTTCGCCGGCCCGCTGATGCAAATGAACCCATCCCCGTGCTCGACGCGATCGAGCATGGCCTCGAGTTGGTTCTCGTGGCCGAAGTACAGCCGCGCGTCGGACTCGCGGAAAGGCACCGCGCCAACGTAGGGGCAGCGCCCGTCGAACGGATGCGGTTTGCGCACCGACTGGTAGCGCGTGATCAGCGACGCGGCCTGTTCAGGCGTATAGACGATTGCGGGCATCCCTGCAGGGCGATTGTTCTTGTTTTGCGGCATACAGGCTCGGATGCGGGCTCTGGGCTATGAGCTTTGAGCTATGAGTCTTGCGTCTTGAGTCGTGAGTCGTGAGTTGGAAGCTGACGGGCCAAGCTCGCAGCTCACAGCTCACAGCTCGTAGCTCACGGCTCACGGCTCACAGCTCGATCATCACTTTGATGCCCTCTCGGCGATTGGCTACGGTGAACGCCTCGGGGGCGTTTTCAAGTTTATACCGATGCGTGATCAGCGCCTGCACGTTCACCCACCCGCGCGCAACCAGCTCGATGGCGCGCGGGTAGACGTGTTTCATTCGGCGCACCAGCTTGATCGTCAAGCCTTTGCGGCGGGCAACCGAGGCGACGAATGACGTGTGATCGTCGGACGGGATGCCGCACAAGATGACCTTGCCGCCGATGCGCACGGCGTCGAACGCGGCGTCTACGGCGGCCTGAGCACCGGCGCACTCGAAGACGACGTCCAATCCGCGCCCGCCGGTCGCAGCGAGGATGGCCTTGCTCTCTTCGTGCGTCTCGCCGCCGGCTTGCACTACGTCCGTCGCGCCAAGCTCCTGCGCGGCATCCAGCCGGTGTGGCAACACGTCGGTGGCGAACAAGCGCGCTGCGCCGGCCAGGCGCGCCACCTGCAGCGTCAGCAGTCCAATCGTGCCACAGCCAAACACGCCCACGTGCATGCCCGGCCGCATGTGCGCCAGGTCCACCGTGTGCAGCGCCACGCCAAGCGGTTCGAGCATCGCACCGCTGGCATCGTCAATCGAATCGGGCAGCGGGAACAGCGCATCCTCCGGCCAGGACATGAACTCGCGCAGCGCACCGTCATCTTTGCCGTGGCCGCTGAAGCGCGTGTGCGGGCACAAATTGGGATGCCCCTCGCGACACCACTCGCAGTGGCCGCAGGGCAAGGCCGGGTCAACGGCGACGCGCTGGCCTTTGCGCGCGCCGTCAGCGACCACGGCGGCGAACTCGTGGCCAAGCACCAGCGGACGGCGCAGCCGAGCGTCGCCGATGCCGGCCTCGTTGTACCAGTGCAGATCGGAACCGCATACGCCGACGGCCGTGACGTGGAGTAACGCTTCGCTGGCAGCCGGCACGGGCATCGGTTCATCGTGCACGCGCAGATCATGCGCAGCGTGAAGACGGACGCATTTCATCGCGTG
The window above is part of the Candidatus Roseilinea sp. genome. Proteins encoded here:
- the bkdA gene encoding 2-oxoisovalerate dehydrogenase E1 translates to MDQVSDAVMHSTSSATSSVAGAAHLPREKLLDMLRQMHLIRAFEEAAEQQYFAGKVHGTMHLYIGEEAAAVGCIAALEPRDQITSTHRGHGHAIAKGQDVREMMAELLAKRTGVCRGLGGSMHMADVELGNLGANGIVSGGMGSAVGAALSTHLLKTGRVVMCFFGDGAANNGNFHETLNLASIWKLPVVFVCENNQYAMSMPAREAIPVRVADRAAAYAMPGVRVDGMDVLAVYAEAKRAVDRARAGQGPSLVEVLTYRYKGHSRSDKQVYRTKQEVKEWQERDPIARFEAWLIENGLLGREQADAVRQEALRAIEEAVAFADASPEPDPAALLDEVYYEEPANRTDRALRGITLQSPAPCDGRPLPTWFTRTFPRHAGSEPPLGARELTGSEALREAMAQAMEAAPNVVLIGEDIGKYGGAFGVTLGLYDRFGPDRVRDTPISENAIAGVSFGAGMTGLIPIAEFQFQDFVTLAMEQIVLQAAKVRYMFGGRTICQMVIRLPAGSGTGAAAQHSESLESWFVNVPGLKVVAPSTPYDMKGLLLAAIADQNPIIFVEHKLLYKAKGPVPELPYVVPIGKAAVRREGRHLTVVGASITAPRALEAAEKLAGEGIECEVIDLRTLKPYDLHTIVRSVKKTGRLLIAHEAPLIGGYGGEIAAAVAQSEAFAYLEAPIIRLGGADAPMPYNRTMERAATPQVEDILEAARKLARLQV
- a CDS encoding sugar-binding protein; the encoded protein is MATMNHVSDERLEMLAQIAELYFIRGLNQAQIAARTSYSRSMISRLLTEARDQGVVEIRIHHPLRRSTPLECALQSQFDLVHVRVMEDYSLGEAESLRKVGALAASLLVDLVQDDMTLGVSWGSALLAVTDALRPQPRSRVHVVQMIGSLGTRMPELDGADLARRIARAFNATYATLPAPLLTSDEQTRDGLMRDERIREVFAQIRRAQLALVGIGSVDPEHSALVRAGFLKPRQSLEMQRHAGAVGDVCAIPFDAQGRILNLPISKRVMSVDATMLMRIPVRLGVACGQAKTRPVLGALRSGLVNALVTDEATAAAVLRLAESA
- a CDS encoding enolase encodes the protein MRIADVTATWLHCPIPPEQQHVSDFGRIASFDMTLVAVTTDDGLTGYGEAKAGVGSAAVCASLVTCVREELRPLLIGQDPREITRLWERMYNGVRDHYALARGRAFPILGRRGLTIAAISGVDLALWDLNGKLLGCPVVRLLGGTCRDAMPAYASGGWADVDGIGQQLLGYVNQGFRAVKMRVGVMDGDVDTSVARVRAARQALGPKIKLMADAHGTYSVPEAKRFCDGVADYDLFWFEEPVNADDRDGAAEVRAHAQMPIAAGESEFTRFDFRDLIQRRAVDVLQPDLAICGGITEGRRIAALAETHQLALAPHLWGSALSFAAGLHLAFASPGAIILEYSLGANPLLRELPEEQIKVQDGMIAAPAQPGLGVTPRREFVERYAVKVV
- a CDS encoding 2-hydroxyacid dehydrogenase, with protein sequence MSILLLETLHPDAEALLAQHDRVILAADEGHALQVAQQDGVAAILTRGKGRITRALMRACSPSLKAVSRAGAGLDTVDLGAAKELGIAVIFAPGLNAQTTAEHAIMLMLMATRKAAFLDAQVKAGNWAVRDGYEGIELNGKTLGVVGLGGIGARVAHIGQALGMQVIYWSRQTRDACFAYRALDDLLREADVISLHVALNDETKGLIGARELALMKPGAILVNTARGALIDQRALTQALCEGRLGAFAADVLAQQPPSPDDPLLRCERVTLTPHVAGLTDRTYREVCLFCARNVLAVLRDEPPDPRSLYSG
- a CDS encoding epimerase, giving the protein MLVSMHNWMRAEPVETTIRRLAKYGYDAIEISYDSVELAPGAPGTAAVRKMLKENKIKCYGSISLMFAGRDLIHADPAVRASSVDYLKKCVTMVDELGGRVMSIVPSEVGKVKPMASPEEEWQWAIEGLKEVHAHAKALGVKIAIEPLNRFETNFLNRHDQALLLAKAVAPDVGVCLDVYHMNQEEADMFKAIENAGRKLYDLHVADNNRMACGMGMLNWRKLFQTLEKIGYKGSLTVEFVPPIDRTPANPYKNALAAADKTLTPEQLKFIEDHGSGILSEEFYSWLVAESIKTLRKYMK
- the gutB gene encoding sorbitol dehydrogenase, whose protein sequence is MKCVRLHAAHDLRVHDEPMPVPAASEALLHVTAVGVCGSDLHWYNEAGIGDARLRRPLVLGHEFAAVVADGARKGQRVAVDPALPCGHCEWCREGHPNLCPHTRFSGHGKDDGALREFMSWPEDALFPLPDSIDDASGAMLEPLGVALHTVDLAHMRPGMHVGVFGCGTIGLLTLQVARLAGAARLFATDVLPHRLDAAQELGATDVVQAGGETHEESKAILAATGGRGLDVVFECAGAQAAVDAAFDAVRIGGKVILCGIPSDDHTSFVASVARRKGLTIKLVRRMKHVYPRAIELVARGWVNVQALITHRYKLENAPEAFTVANRREGIKVMIEL